In Desulfovibrio sp. 86, the following proteins share a genomic window:
- a CDS encoding translocation/assembly module TamB domain-containing protein: MTSASTHPAQTDATADGSRTGAGSAAAVGSGAVGSGAAASGAAEAGPGTPQGPGKSHKNRGAAARIWSVLWRGLAFVLLLLLFFLTGVLLALRNENVQAWIKDEVNAVLAASAEKSGLHIRLTHLSGALPFTAQMGVELADAHGLWLEAPQNTFIWDWTALPGRVHIAELTSKTPRLLRLPDLPASLPEPPSPPLTEASLREALGETVRAISSLPGWLPDVLLDRVAVVDAQLPASLLGALPPAHTKADAKADAATGSGADAKPDAKPDVPANAPTAGTPDVAKGEASPTAALPTANLADDNLPAANLLADSYFLATVEASLRAGSAGGNLTALLTAHGANSAPLPLPGVPSSGLEASLEVNFAPRQSGTVTPSALALTVDSTLEATVLPVGNAGAAHADPSTGTADAQAGQATPSATPAATATAASGTTTAATSGAATTTAAAAPAAVAAQGMDKTSATKAASGPLATLLGGGARISLALGAEVEAPAKPGAPGSPEAMATVARVGLNKFSIQAGPLSTAGHAFWQSAPAAPAKAAVPQAASPLATPAQGATPSTAPAQPPTPQAPSSQAASPHTAPAQTATPQAASPQAIPAQATPSQASLSQKTSPQKSSWLSGPLDVDLQVSIAPSRNASTTATQAAAPAARQAGTQAAAQAPAQATVQTTGQTTGHTTSQTAATEESADPLDMLAAPATLRLTAAGPLAAPDLTLHVECAELRMGAHKLEQAVVHLGAAPLNWQEALMVVQDHEQDPAAPNAVPTAPATASPKAPDAAPHNDAVPNKAAAQDADAAPPQAAPAQRPRLTLQLDVSGRWDGQPLSLESQIFAGRSEEDMLQAGLRNLRLNALGITAAGQVTASLPPGSMPACDGKLDVRVADWAALSTLVPGARLDGEAALSLELRADRVAVTTTGSNTASPNDQNGHGAAAQAAQASQAAQTGKTAQNAQAAQTAQASQAGNENPPAASGGSAAPASATAAPAQRYSQKAELRFNVPRLSYSAGADAPLVLRNLAGELTLKDAFGPGSLTARIDLGTVHQGDLSLGVKARANGALSGPLDASIETSGTVAAHVNARWQPGLVQVQRLEAHISGRDLGFRATPGASLRYGDDGLDLKGLDIRLVPGGRLRAQASLAQDKMDVRLDLEGLALTPWKKFVPALPEGTVEAQARLTGSPSQPGGSFRLGVRQLRIPGSPLKPLNVGLTGRIEASGGSSGSLVARLDMDKESVEALGGSEARLEVRLPLLFGKDGLPQPNMQGPLRGQVRWKGAAGPLWSLLPIADQRFAGNVAVNADLGGTLAAPSAKGAVLVDKGKYENLVQGVLLTNITMRLNLEEGRGGSSGKKQGGLPGVARLELDASGGLGGKLRVAGFANLDGSRLDIKTTIDHLRPLSRRDIRIELSGEAGVTGSAAAPQVTGKIVVNQGLILLNKLAVGGSVTTLPITEAPNPSQVAQQTSGSEKPVAPGKPVAQGNLNLNIVIPGRFFVEGHGLTSEWKADLLVSGTPEDPQITGQITAIKGTFDFLTKIFKLSRGNITFAGGSLSNPLLDISLSNETPNLTSFVNISGTVRKMKLTLSSEPEMPRDEILAQILFGKSTNELGRLENLRLAGAVAQLAGFGSGGDGIFDLTRKALGVDVLRLNSTPNSASGGKSEDEGMGAGTSVEMGKYITDIIYLGIQQGMKQGSTAFVIQLEITPRTSLELRSEQQNTWGGIRWKYNY, encoded by the coding sequence ATGACGAGCGCATCCACACATCCCGCGCAGACTGACGCCACGGCGGACGGCTCCAGAACCGGAGCCGGATCGGCTGCCGCAGTTGGTTCTGGCGCAGTTGGTTCTGGCGCGGCGGCATCTGGCGCGGCCGAGGCGGGGCCGGGCACGCCACAGGGGCCTGGCAAAAGCCATAAAAACCGGGGCGCGGCTGCCCGCATCTGGTCTGTACTCTGGCGCGGGCTGGCCTTTGTGCTGCTTTTGCTGCTGTTCTTTCTGACTGGCGTGCTGCTGGCCCTGCGCAATGAAAACGTCCAGGCATGGATCAAGGACGAGGTCAATGCCGTTCTGGCCGCCTCAGCGGAAAAAAGCGGCCTGCATATCCGTCTGACGCACCTTTCGGGCGCTCTGCCTTTCACGGCGCAAATGGGTGTGGAACTGGCCGACGCCCACGGCCTGTGGCTTGAAGCGCCGCAAAACACCTTTATCTGGGACTGGACCGCCCTGCCGGGCCGTGTGCACATTGCCGAACTGACCAGCAAAACGCCGCGCCTCCTGCGTTTGCCCGACCTGCCCGCCTCGCTCCCTGAACCGCCTTCGCCGCCGCTCACGGAAGCGTCGCTGCGCGAAGCGCTCGGCGAAACGGTACGCGCCATCAGCTCATTGCCGGGCTGGCTGCCCGATGTGCTTCTGGACAGGGTGGCCGTTGTGGACGCGCAGCTTCCTGCCAGCCTGCTTGGCGCGCTGCCGCCAGCCCATACCAAGGCTGATGCCAAGGCCGATGCCGCAACAGGCTCCGGCGCAGACGCCAAACCAGACGCCAAACCCGATGTTCCGGCCAATGCCCCGACCGCCGGTACTCCTGATGTGGCCAAGGGTGAAGCGTCGCCCACTGCGGCTCTACCAACTGCCAATTTGGCCGATGACAATTTGCCCGCTGCCAACCTGCTCGCAGACAGCTATTTTCTGGCCACGGTTGAAGCCAGCCTCAGGGCCGGAAGCGCGGGGGGCAACCTCACGGCCCTGCTGACTGCCCATGGCGCAAACAGTGCCCCCCTGCCCCTGCCCGGCGTGCCCAGCAGCGGCCTTGAGGCCAGTCTTGAAGTGAATTTCGCCCCGCGCCAATCGGGAACAGTCACGCCCTCGGCCCTGGCGCTGACCGTGGACAGCACGCTTGAAGCCACGGTGCTGCCAGTCGGAAATGCCGGGGCCGCCCATGCAGACCCGTCCACCGGGACGGCGGACGCACAGGCTGGTCAGGCAACACCCTCCGCCACGCCCGCCGCCACAGCCACGGCTGCTTCCGGCACAACCACCGCTGCCACTTCTGGCGCAGCCACCACAACCGCCGCTGCCGCACCCGCTGCTGTTGCCGCGCAGGGCATGGACAAGACCTCCGCAACAAAAGCCGCCTCCGGCCCTCTGGCAACCCTGCTCGGCGGCGGCGCCCGCATTTCGCTGGCCTTGGGCGCGGAAGTGGAAGCCCCCGCAAAACCCGGCGCTCCGGGCTCGCCGGAGGCCATGGCCACTGTCGCTCGTGTGGGCCTGAACAAATTTTCCATTCAGGCTGGCCCGCTGTCCACGGCAGGGCATGCCTTCTGGCAAAGCGCGCCCGCCGCGCCTGCCAAGGCCGCTGTGCCTCAGGCCGCATCCCCGTTGGCGACACCTGCACAAGGCGCAACTCCATCGACGGCTCCTGCGCAACCCCCAACCCCGCAAGCGCCATCTTCACAGGCCGCGTCACCACACACAGCCCCTGCACAGACCGCAACCCCGCAGGCCGCAAGCCCGCAGGCCATACCCGCGCAAGCCACACCGTCACAAGCCTCACTGTCGCAAAAAACTTCCCCGCAGAAATCCTCGTGGCTTTCAGGCCCCCTGGATGTGGACTTGCAGGTCAGCATCGCTCCCTCCAGAAACGCGTCCACAACCGCCACGCAAGCTGCCGCCCCGGCTGCCCGCCAGGCTGGTACACAGGCCGCCGCACAGGCCCCCGCTCAGGCTACTGTCCAGACTACGGGCCAGACCACGGGCCACACCACTAGCCAGACCGCCGCGACCGAAGAAAGCGCGGATCCGCTGGACATGCTGGCCGCTCCTGCCACCCTGCGCCTCACCGCCGCCGGGCCTTTGGCCGCTCCTGACCTTACCCTGCACGTGGAATGCGCCGAGCTGCGCATGGGCGCGCACAAGCTTGAACAGGCAGTTGTGCATCTTGGCGCGGCCCCCCTGAACTGGCAGGAAGCCCTAATGGTGGTTCAGGATCACGAACAGGATCCTGCCGCCCCCAACGCCGTTCCGACCGCCCCGGCAACCGCATCCCCCAAGGCTCCCGACGCCGCGCCCCATAACGATGCCGTGCCCAATAAAGCTGCCGCACAGGATGCCGATGCCGCGCCCCCACAAGCCGCCCCGGCCCAAAGACCGCGACTCACGCTGCAACTGGACGTGAGCGGCCGCTGGGACGGTCAGCCCCTGAGCCTTGAAAGCCAGATTTTTGCGGGCCGGAGTGAGGAAGACATGCTGCAGGCTGGCCTGCGCAATCTGCGCCTCAACGCCCTGGGGATTACAGCCGCCGGACAGGTGACGGCCTCTCTGCCCCCAGGTTCCATGCCTGCCTGTGACGGCAAGCTGGATGTGCGCGTGGCTGACTGGGCGGCGCTTTCCACCCTTGTGCCGGGCGCGCGCCTGGACGGCGAGGCTGCCCTGAGCCTTGAACTGCGGGCCGACCGCGTGGCCGTGACCACAACGGGCAGCAACACCGCCTCCCCCAACGACCAGAACGGGCACGGCGCTGCCGCCCAAGCCGCGCAGGCCTCGCAGGCGGCCCAAACTGGCAAAACCGCCCAAAACGCTCAGGCAGCCCAGACCGCTCAGGCCTCGCAGGCGGGCAATGAAAACCCGCCCGCTGCGTCCGGTGGCTCTGCCGCGCCCGCGTCCGCCACGGCGGCCCCGGCGCAGCGATACAGCCAGAAGGCCGAACTGCGCTTCAACGTGCCCCGCCTGAGCTACAGCGCCGGGGCCGACGCTCCCCTTGTCCTGCGCAATCTTGCGGGCGAGCTCACGCTCAAGGACGCTTTCGGGCCCGGCAGTCTCACCGCGCGCATAGACCTTGGCACTGTCCATCAGGGCGATCTCTCTCTTGGCGTCAAGGCGCGCGCAAACGGTGCTCTCAGCGGTCCCCTGGACGCCAGCATTGAAACGAGCGGCACGGTGGCCGCCCACGTCAACGCGCGCTGGCAGCCGGGCCTTGTGCAGGTGCAAAGGCTTGAGGCCCATATAAGCGGACGCGATCTCGGCTTCCGCGCAACGCCGGGAGCCTCCCTGCGCTACGGCGATGACGGACTTGATCTCAAAGGACTGGACATCCGCCTTGTCCCCGGCGGCAGACTGCGCGCCCAGGCATCTCTTGCCCAGGACAAGATGGACGTGCGCCTTGACCTTGAAGGACTCGCCCTCACCCCGTGGAAAAAATTTGTGCCCGCCCTGCCCGAAGGCACGGTGGAAGCGCAGGCCCGCCTTACGGGCAGCCCCTCGCAGCCCGGCGGCAGTTTCCGCCTTGGCGTCCGGCAGTTGCGCATTCCCGGCAGCCCGCTGAAGCCCCTCAATGTGGGACTCACCGGCCGCATAGAGGCAAGCGGCGGCTCCAGCGGCAGCCTTGTGGCCCGGCTGGATATGGACAAGGAAAGCGTTGAGGCGCTCGGCGGCAGCGAAGCGCGGCTTGAAGTGCGCCTGCCCCTGCTGTTCGGCAAGGACGGCCTGCCGCAGCCCAACATGCAGGGCCCCCTGCGCGGTCAGGTTCGTTGGAAAGGGGCCGCCGGGCCGCTCTGGTCCCTGCTGCCCATCGCGGATCAGCGCTTCGCGGGCAACGTGGCCGTAAACGCCGATCTGGGCGGCACCCTGGCTGCCCCTTCCGCCAAGGGCGCTGTCCTGGTGGACAAGGGCAAGTACGAAAACCTGGTCCAGGGTGTACTGCTGACCAATATCACCATGCGCCTCAACCTTGAGGAAGGGCGCGGCGGCAGTTCCGGGAAAAAACAGGGTGGCCTGCCCGGCGTGGCCCGGCTGGAACTGGACGCCTCCGGCGGCCTCGGCGGCAAGCTGCGCGTGGCCGGATTCGCCAATCTTGACGGCAGCAGGCTGGACATCAAGACCACCATCGACCATCTGCGGCCCCTGAGCCGCCGTGACATACGCATCGAACTTTCAGGCGAAGCGGGCGTAACCGGCAGCGCCGCCGCCCCGCAGGTGACAGGCAAGATCGTCGTCAATCAGGGGCTTATACTGCTTAACAAGCTGGCCGTAGGCGGCAGCGTTACCACCCTGCCCATAACAGAAGCGCCCAACCCGTCTCAGGTTGCGCAACAGACCTCCGGCTCCGAAAAGCCCGTTGCCCCCGGAAAGCCCGTTGCGCAGGGCAACCTGAACCTGAATATTGTGATTCCCGGCCGCTTCTTTGTGGAAGGACACGGACTTACCAGTGAATGGAAGGCCGACCTGCTGGTGTCCGGCACTCCTGAAGACCCGCAGATCACGGGACAAATCACGGCCATCAAGGGCACATTCGACTTCCTGACCAAGATTTTCAAGCTTTCACGCGGCAACATCACCTTTGCCGGAGGCTCGCTGAGCAACCCCCTGCTGGACATCAGCCTTTCCAATGAAACGCCCAATCTCACGTCCTTTGTGAACATATCTGGCACAGTGCGCAAGATGAAACTGACCCTGAGCAGTGAACCGGAAATGCCCAGGGACGAAATCCTGGCCCAGATTCTTTTTGGCAAAAGCACCAACGAGCTGGGACGGCTGGAAAACCTGCGGCTCGCCGGAGCAGTGGCCCAGCTCGCGGGCTTTGGCTCCGGTGGCGACGGCATCTTTGACCTGACCCGCAAGGCGCTGGGCGTTGATGTGCTGCGGCTGAATTCCACGCCAAACTCCGCCTCTGGCGGCAAGTCCGAAGACGAAGGCATGGGTGCCGGCACCTCGGTGGAAATGGGCAAGTACATCACAGACATCATCTACCTGGGCATACAGCAGGGCATGAAGCAGGGCAGCACGGCCTTTGTCATACAGCTTGAGATCACGCCCCGCACCAGCCTGGAACTGCGCTCCGAACAGCAAAACACCTGGGGCGGCATACGCTGGAAGTACAATTACTAG
- the thiM gene encoding hydroxyethylthiazole kinase, giving the protein MRFFADILDTVRRRGPVVHCITNYVTVNDCANMILAAGGSPIMADDIAEVEDVVALAQALVINIGTLNSRTVEAMLVAGQRANSLGRPVVLDPVGAGATALRNSALQSLLREVRFAAIKGNISEIGFLAGEDARARGVDAEDASLVTEGSLKAASDMARRLSDSTGAVVVISGAIDIVAHAQGVWTVRNGHPLMARITGSGCMSAAVVGCCLGAAPDEGAQACLCAVSSMGVAGEIAAENMVGAGGGTGSYRALLIDAMSMLDGPTLTCRADVKNG; this is encoded by the coding sequence ATGAGATTCTTTGCGGATATTCTGGATACCGTGCGGCGGCGCGGGCCTGTGGTGCACTGCATTACAAACTACGTCACCGTGAACGACTGCGCCAACATGATTCTTGCCGCTGGCGGGTCGCCCATAATGGCCGACGACATTGCCGAAGTGGAAGATGTGGTGGCTCTGGCGCAGGCTCTGGTCATCAATATAGGCACGCTCAACAGCCGCACGGTTGAGGCCATGCTTGTGGCGGGCCAGCGCGCCAACAGCCTGGGGCGGCCGGTGGTGCTTGATCCCGTGGGCGCGGGCGCTACGGCCCTGCGTAACAGTGCCTTGCAAAGTCTGTTGCGCGAAGTGCGCTTTGCGGCCATCAAGGGCAATATTTCAGAGATAGGCTTTCTGGCCGGCGAGGACGCCAGGGCCAGAGGCGTGGACGCCGAGGACGCCTCCCTTGTGACCGAGGGCAGCCTCAAGGCCGCCTCCGACATGGCCCGGCGGCTGAGCGACAGCACGGGAGCCGTGGTGGTGATCAGCGGAGCCATAGATATTGTGGCCCACGCCCAGGGGGTATGGACGGTGCGCAACGGGCATCCGCTCATGGCGCGCATCACGGGTTCGGGCTGCATGTCGGCGGCCGTCGTCGGCTGCTGCCTTGGGGCTGCGCCCGACGAAGGGGCCCAGGCATGCCTGTGCGCCGTAAGCAGCATGGGCGTGGCAGGGGAAATCGCCGCTGAAAATATGGTTGGCGCGGGGGGCGGCACGGGCAGCTACCGCGCCCTGCTGATTGACGCCATGAGCATGCTTGACGGCCCGACGCTCACCTGCCGCGCCGACGTGAAAAACGGGTAG
- a CDS encoding autotransporter assembly complex protein TamA: MLQLSGCGLLSAKTEDPHEQKEQESLEAAWRGDPVPYTLRIKVKDGPSSLEGKMKSVSQLEQLAKEPPDSMLALERRARADVETAVKLLHSQCYYEGTAAFSLDEETKPVRVTLTLTAGPRYTLGRANVTYDPPPDVPGYFKTREREVGFWGLETKTLPPPSFPATLPGVAVGKPVVADALLSAVEDLPEKLRTQGYPLASVTQSRYTLDPEKRQVNADITLDPGPPALMGRIDVKGNAGVNATYLQRLALWVPGEEPWDAELVDDYANNLRGLGLFRSVDIRPQEELLAKNASAANGAPTRSKDGVPVLPLEVTVAELPFRSVGGSARYDTDTGLGVEGFWEHRNLFDNGEKLVVSAPIATQVQGIKAAFEKPAFLVREQRLLASASALRENTEAYKSTAGSASAALERRVSRFWWASLGAGGQSGSIKENDKSEQFYGYIGPKASVRRDSRNNILNPTRGSEIIVKANPSTGFYGESFTVMAGSLEASGYYAPFHKDGRPDDKLILAGRVEAGAMSGAALRNIPGSLRYYAGGAGSVRGYPYQSVGPEDKNGDPLGGRSFQEISLEARYKITDDVGIVPFLDGGMVYRDEVPRILGDMDWGAGIGLRYFTPIGPLRLDVATPLRPREGDPPIQIYVSIGQSF, from the coding sequence TTGCTGCAGCTTTCCGGCTGCGGCCTGCTGTCGGCAAAGACCGAGGATCCCCACGAGCAAAAAGAGCAGGAATCCCTTGAAGCCGCATGGCGTGGGGATCCTGTGCCCTATACCCTGCGCATCAAGGTCAAGGACGGGCCCTCCTCCCTTGAAGGCAAGATGAAGTCCGTGAGCCAGCTGGAGCAGCTTGCCAAGGAGCCGCCCGACAGCATGCTGGCCCTGGAACGCCGCGCCCGCGCCGATGTGGAAACAGCCGTCAAACTTCTGCACTCCCAATGTTATTATGAAGGCACGGCGGCCTTCAGTCTGGACGAAGAGACAAAGCCCGTGCGCGTGACCCTCACTCTTACGGCCGGGCCGCGCTATACGCTGGGCCGCGCCAACGTGACCTACGATCCGCCGCCCGACGTGCCCGGCTATTTCAAGACCCGCGAGCGTGAAGTGGGCTTTTGGGGTCTGGAAACCAAAACCCTGCCGCCGCCGTCCTTTCCGGCAACCCTGCCGGGGGTCGCCGTGGGCAAACCCGTGGTGGCCGACGCCCTGTTGAGCGCCGTTGAAGATTTGCCGGAAAAACTGCGTACCCAGGGCTACCCCCTGGCGTCAGTGACCCAGTCGCGCTATACGCTTGACCCCGAAAAACGCCAGGTCAACGCCGACATCACCCTTGATCCCGGCCCGCCCGCCCTCATGGGCCGCATTGACGTGAAGGGCAATGCGGGCGTCAACGCCACCTACCTGCAAAGGCTCGCCCTCTGGGTTCCCGGCGAGGAACCGTGGGACGCCGAACTGGTGGACGACTACGCCAACAACCTGCGCGGGCTGGGGCTTTTCCGCTCCGTGGACATACGCCCGCAGGAAGAATTGCTGGCCAAGAACGCGTCCGCTGCCAACGGCGCACCCACCAGGAGCAAGGACGGCGTGCCCGTGCTGCCCCTGGAAGTGACCGTGGCCGAACTGCCCTTCCGTTCCGTGGGCGGCAGCGCCCGGTATGACACGGATACGGGCCTTGGCGTGGAAGGCTTCTGGGAACACCGCAATCTTTTCGACAATGGGGAAAAGCTGGTGGTCAGCGCCCCCATCGCCACACAGGTTCAAGGCATCAAGGCGGCATTTGAAAAACCCGCCTTTCTTGTGCGTGAGCAGCGTCTGCTGGCCTCCGCCTCGGCCTTGCGTGAGAATACAGAGGCGTACAAAAGCACGGCAGGCAGCGCCTCCGCCGCGCTGGAGCGGCGCGTCTCGCGTTTCTGGTGGGCCAGCCTCGGGGCCGGGGGCCAGAGCGGCTCCATCAAGGAAAACGACAAGTCCGAACAGTTTTACGGCTATATTGGCCCCAAGGCCAGCGTGCGGCGCGACAGCCGCAACAATATCCTCAATCCCACGCGCGGCTCTGAAATCATCGTCAAGGCCAACCCCTCCACAGGTTTCTACGGCGAAAGCTTTACGGTCATGGCCGGTTCGCTGGAAGCCAGCGGCTACTACGCGCCCTTCCACAAAGACGGGCGGCCCGACGACAAGCTGATCCTGGCGGGCCGGGTTGAGGCCGGGGCCATGTCCGGCGCGGCCCTGCGCAACATTCCCGGCAGCCTGCGCTACTACGCTGGCGGCGCGGGGTCGGTGCGCGGCTACCCCTATCAGTCCGTAGGGCCGGAGGACAAAAACGGCGATCCCCTTGGCGGACGATCCTTTCAGGAAATCAGCCTTGAGGCGCGTTACAAGATTACCGATGATGTGGGCATTGTTCCCTTTCTGGACGGCGGCATGGTCTACAGGGACGAAGTGCCCCGCATCCTGGGCGACATGGATTGGGGCGCGGGCATTGGCCTGCGCTATTTCACGCCCATCGGGCCGCTGCGGCTGGACGTGGCCACACCTTTGCGACCAAGGGAGGGTGATCCTCCCATACAAATCTACGTGAGCATAGGGCAGTCCTTCTGA
- a CDS encoding DsrE family protein, translated as MNYDLCLHIDSKEPAILKLVLMNAANYIKALPNERYQLVVVANGPSAVQFHKSNEEFRAMAAPLQEQGVRIRVCANALANSNMTPEDLWPGCEVVPAGLVEIVRLQREGFAYIKP; from the coding sequence ATGAACTACGATCTCTGCCTGCACATAGACAGCAAGGAGCCAGCCATTCTGAAGCTGGTTCTGATGAACGCGGCCAATTACATCAAGGCCTTGCCCAACGAACGCTATCAACTTGTGGTGGTGGCCAACGGCCCTTCCGCAGTCCAGTTCCACAAGAGCAATGAAGAGTTCCGCGCCATGGCCGCGCCCTTGCAGGAACAGGGGGTGCGCATCCGGGTTTGCGCCAATGCCCTGGCCAACAGCAATATGACGCCCGAAGACCTCTGGCCCGGCTGCGAAGTCGTGCCTGCCGGTCTGGTTGAAATAGTGCGTTTGCAGCGTGAGGGCTTTGCCTACATCAAACCCTAG